Proteins encoded in a region of the Streptomyces sp. NBC_00258 genome:
- a CDS encoding UbiA family prenyltransferase — protein sequence MGTPEQFTGGPAASWAGRVGGLAGSCHPGPVVAVTALMAALAVTAGQSLARCVLTAAAVLTGQLSVGWCNDAFDARRDIAVGRRGKPVADGTVGVTEVWVAAYAALALCVPLSFACGLWAGAVHLTGVAAAWAYDLRLKATAWSWVPYAVGFAALPAFVALGLPGQPWPAWWVVTAGALLGVGAHLGDVLPDIRGDLATGVRGWPHRLGPDGARLLLPVPLVAASAVLVLGPAGPPGRWGVAALAVALLVAVAGTVLGRVRERAAFAAAVAVAVVDVALLLLRGDGIA from the coding sequence GTGGGCACTCCCGAGCAGTTTACGGGCGGCCCGGCCGCGAGTTGGGCCGGCCGGGTGGGCGGCCTGGCCGGATCATGTCACCCCGGGCCTGTCGTGGCGGTCACCGCGTTGATGGCTGCTCTGGCCGTCACCGCCGGTCAGAGCCTCGCGCGTTGCGTCCTGACCGCAGCAGCCGTGCTGACCGGGCAGCTGTCCGTCGGCTGGTGCAACGACGCGTTCGACGCGCGTCGGGACATCGCCGTCGGCCGCCGCGGCAAACCCGTCGCCGACGGCACGGTCGGTGTGACCGAGGTGTGGGTGGCCGCGTATGCAGCGCTGGCGCTGTGCGTGCCGCTCTCGTTCGCCTGCGGCCTGTGGGCGGGCGCCGTTCACCTGACGGGGGTGGCGGCGGCGTGGGCGTACGACCTGCGGCTCAAGGCGACTGCATGGTCCTGGGTGCCGTACGCGGTGGGTTTCGCCGCCCTCCCGGCGTTCGTGGCGCTGGGCCTGCCGGGACAGCCGTGGCCCGCATGGTGGGTCGTCACCGCCGGGGCGTTGCTGGGAGTCGGGGCCCATCTGGGGGACGTACTGCCGGACATCCGCGGGGATCTGGCGACGGGCGTACGGGGATGGCCGCACCGGCTGGGCCCGGACGGCGCGCGGCTGCTGCTGCCGGTGCCGCTGGTGGCCGCGTCCGCGGTGCTGGTGCTGGGGCCCGCCGGACCACCCGGCCGGTGGGGAGTGGCGGCGCTCGCGGTGGCCCTCCTGGTCGCGGTGGCAGGGACGGTGCTGGGACGGGTCCGGGAACGGGCGGCGTTCGCGGCAGCGGTCGCCGTGGCGGTGGTGGACGTGGCGCTACTGCTGCTGCGCGGTGACGGAATCGCCTGA
- a CDS encoding DUF5819 family protein, whose amino-acid sequence MERPGGAVQGGVETVDVDEADRPGAGPAPDKGGRPVAAQGISGHRPRPAKVLKAGTGAAVVLCLATALVHVLLVFLHVAPQNPLSQQYSRQVNAWVLPLFEQNWRLFAPDPESVNRQISARTMHTAPDGNVQVSDWFDLTGVDNSAVRHQVFPSHTAQNMLRRAWSSYLETHGGDDQPRSQRALMIQRYLTNIAADRISGHRGGTFESVQLRVITVPIAAAAAPAAAGGSGSATATPTPADTRYLPWWKVDSHGN is encoded by the coding sequence ATGGAAAGGCCGGGTGGGGCCGTGCAAGGCGGCGTTGAAACGGTGGATGTCGACGAAGCGGACCGGCCCGGCGCCGGGCCGGCCCCGGACAAGGGCGGAAGACCCGTCGCGGCCCAAGGGATTTCGGGCCATCGGCCCCGCCCCGCGAAGGTCCTGAAGGCGGGAACGGGAGCCGCCGTGGTCCTGTGCCTGGCGACAGCCCTGGTCCATGTGCTCCTGGTGTTTCTGCACGTGGCACCCCAGAACCCCCTCTCTCAGCAGTACAGCCGTCAGGTCAACGCGTGGGTGCTCCCGCTGTTCGAACAGAACTGGCGGCTCTTCGCGCCGGATCCGGAATCGGTCAACCGGCAGATCTCGGCGAGGACCATGCACACCGCCCCGGACGGGAATGTGCAGGTGAGTGACTGGTTCGATCTGACGGGCGTGGACAACTCCGCGGTGAGGCACCAGGTCTTCCCCAGTCACACGGCGCAGAACATGCTGCGGCGGGCCTGGAGTTCGTACCTCGAGACCCACGGTGGCGACGATCAGCCTCGCTCGCAGCGGGCGCTGATGATCCAGCGGTACTTGACCAACATCGCGGCGGATCGCATCTCCGGCCACCGTGGCGGCACGTTCGAGTCCGTCCAGCTACGGGTGATCACCGTGCCCATCGCCGCGGCCGCCGCTCCTGCAGCAGCCGGCGGGTCCGGCTCGGCCACAGCCACGCCGACGCCTGCCGATACGCGGTATCTGCCCTGGTGGAAGGTTGACTCCCATGGAAACTGA
- a CDS encoding type III polyketide synthase, whose product MTRIAAVHGALAPHRRTQSEITDMVARTCLPEGADRRVLDRLHRSAKVRSRHMTLPLERYGELDGFGAANDVFIAAATDLGTKAVRDALDMAGLSAADVDLLIFTSVTGIATPSIDARLAGRLGLRPDVKRLPLFGLGCAGGAAGLARMHDYLLGRPDHVAVLLSVELCSLTFQRNDASMANLVATGLFGDGAAAVVACGANRPGRPARPGRRDESAGPTIVDTRSHLYPDTGRVMGWDIKDSGFKVVLDPRVPDVVRQYLADDVEGFLGDHGIKPKDVTAWVCHPGGPKVLQAVTEALGLPDEALDVTWRHLADVGNLSSSSVLHVLRDTLAERRPPPGTPGVLLAMGPGFACELVLLRW is encoded by the coding sequence ATGACGCGGATCGCCGCCGTTCACGGTGCCCTCGCACCGCACCGTCGCACCCAGTCCGAGATCACCGACATGGTGGCCCGCACCTGTCTGCCCGAGGGCGCCGACCGCCGGGTCCTGGACCGCCTGCACCGCAGCGCGAAGGTCCGCTCGCGACACATGACGCTGCCGCTCGAACGGTACGGGGAACTGGACGGATTCGGCGCCGCCAACGACGTCTTCATCGCCGCTGCCACCGACCTGGGCACCAAGGCCGTCCGGGACGCACTGGACATGGCCGGTCTGTCCGCAGCCGACGTGGACCTGCTGATCTTCACCTCCGTCACCGGCATCGCGACCCCCTCGATCGACGCCCGGCTGGCCGGCCGCCTCGGACTGCGGCCGGACGTCAAACGGCTGCCCCTGTTCGGCCTGGGCTGTGCCGGCGGCGCCGCCGGCCTGGCCCGTATGCACGACTACCTGCTGGGCCGGCCCGACCACGTCGCGGTGCTGCTGTCGGTCGAACTGTGCTCGCTCACCTTCCAGCGCAACGACGCCTCCATGGCCAACCTGGTCGCCACCGGGCTGTTCGGCGACGGCGCCGCCGCGGTCGTCGCCTGCGGCGCGAACCGCCCGGGCCGTCCCGCCCGCCCCGGCCGCCGGGACGAGAGCGCCGGCCCGACGATCGTGGACACCCGCAGCCACCTGTATCCGGACACCGGGCGCGTCATGGGCTGGGACATCAAGGACTCCGGCTTCAAGGTCGTCCTCGACCCCCGGGTCCCCGATGTGGTGCGCCAGTACCTCGCCGATGACGTCGAGGGGTTCCTCGGCGACCACGGGATCAAGCCGAAGGACGTGACCGCCTGGGTGTGCCACCCGGGAGGCCCCAAGGTCCTCCAGGCCGTCACCGAAGCCCTCGGCCTGCCTGACGAGGCACTCGATGTGACCTGGCGTCACCTGGCCGACGTGGGCAACCTCTCCTCGTCGTCGGTGCTCCACGTACTGCGCGACACCCTGGCCGAACGCCGCCCGCCGCCGGGCACGCCGGGTGTACTGCTGGCGATGGGCCCCGGCTTCGCCTGCGAACTCGTCCTGCTGCGCTGGTAG
- a CDS encoding ANTAR domain-containing protein, translating into MERTSVIQEERWDLKAEISWGNVPVSQDVVALLAENDQLRRAMSGRVVIDQACGMVMALTPCRRGAARNLLVDVSRQCELKLREVAAALVATSEGKPLPGQIQRALRRALRRLHAADLR; encoded by the coding sequence ATGGAACGCACAAGCGTGATCCAAGAAGAGCGATGGGATCTGAAGGCCGAGATCTCGTGGGGGAACGTGCCGGTCAGCCAGGACGTCGTCGCGCTGCTCGCCGAGAACGATCAGCTGCGGCGGGCCATGTCCGGCCGTGTGGTGATCGACCAGGCGTGCGGCATGGTGATGGCGCTGACCCCCTGCCGCCGTGGTGCGGCCAGGAACCTGCTGGTGGATGTCTCACGACAGTGTGAACTCAAACTCCGGGAAGTGGCCGCGGCTCTGGTCGCCACCTCGGAGGGCAAGCCGCTGCCGGGGCAGATTCAGCGGGCGCTGCGCCGTGCGCTCCGGCGGCTGCATGCGGCAGACCTGCGATGA
- a CDS encoding STAS domain-containing protein, with the protein MPEVPHGPVNRGTLPMRIPPALNVHRHDTGNRTLVTLTGEIDLNSAPLVRASLERCLHDGIRAIDVNVTGVTFCDCSGLNAFLYSLLHTAAAGGSLRLLHPSPALERLVTLTGSGSLFLTLPDALAGSRPPSQLPPLYEAAHRVAPAWPPRLGGVL; encoded by the coding sequence GTGCCCGAAGTCCCGCACGGTCCCGTGAACCGAGGCACCCTGCCCATGCGCATCCCACCCGCTCTGAACGTCCACCGGCACGACACCGGCAACCGGACACTGGTCACCCTGACCGGCGAGATCGACCTGAACTCGGCACCCCTGGTGCGCGCGTCACTGGAACGGTGCCTGCACGACGGCATCCGCGCCATCGACGTCAACGTAACCGGCGTGACCTTCTGCGACTGCAGCGGCCTCAACGCCTTCCTGTACTCCCTGCTGCACACCGCCGCGGCCGGAGGGTCCTTACGACTACTCCACCCGAGCCCGGCGCTGGAACGCCTCGTCACCCTCACCGGCTCCGGCTCGCTCTTCCTCACTCTCCCGGACGCCCTCGCCGGAAGCCGGCCTCCCTCACAGCTCCCTCCCCTGTACGAGGCCGCACACCGAGTCGCCCCGGCCTGGCCCCCTCGCCTGGGCGGTGTGCTGTGA
- a CDS encoding HTTM domain-containing protein, whose protein sequence is METEQTRSPHGRLPEATDAGVLRRVPDRIGSLLTVLTERPLSLYAAAVLRIGYGLLYLAFLLREFPHRNEIWGPGSPWTPELAGQLFDQTGWASILTLSDSRPYFEACYVAALITSALFMLGWRTRVMSVLFAVVVASFHARAIFMTDGGDNLILLMAMYLAFTACGRRWSLDARRARLRASAETTKSSAAGLDAGELRHQLGASRRTLTAVLHNCGMFVIAAQVCFLYGSAGLYKVQGGSWGNGTALHYVLNLDLFRPWPELSLLADEHDVLIAIACYLTVLLQVAFPFVLFGRLKYPVLTMLLGMHLGIAVLMGLPLFSGAMIVADAVFLPDGFYRSLGQLFRRVGRSTHVREAAVSPRGESVLVPPQSASSSH, encoded by the coding sequence ATGGAAACTGAGCAGACACGCTCGCCGCACGGGCGTCTCCCTGAAGCGACGGACGCAGGCGTGCTGCGCCGCGTACCGGATCGGATCGGATCGTTGCTCACCGTCCTGACCGAGCGGCCATTGTCCCTCTACGCCGCGGCGGTGCTGCGTATCGGCTACGGACTTCTCTATCTCGCCTTCCTGCTACGCGAGTTTCCGCACCGCAACGAGATCTGGGGCCCCGGATCACCGTGGACCCCCGAGCTGGCCGGGCAGCTCTTCGACCAGACGGGGTGGGCCAGCATCCTCACCCTGTCCGACAGCCGGCCGTACTTCGAGGCCTGCTACGTGGCAGCCCTCATCACGTCCGCCCTGTTCATGCTGGGCTGGCGGACCAGAGTGATGTCCGTACTCTTCGCCGTCGTGGTCGCGTCCTTCCACGCCAGAGCGATCTTCATGACCGACGGAGGGGACAACCTCATCCTCCTCATGGCCATGTACCTCGCCTTCACCGCGTGCGGTCGCCGCTGGTCCCTGGACGCGCGCAGGGCCCGGCTACGAGCCTCCGCGGAGACGACGAAGAGCAGCGCGGCGGGCCTGGACGCAGGTGAGCTCAGGCATCAACTGGGCGCATCTCGCCGGACTTTGACTGCAGTGCTCCACAACTGCGGCATGTTCGTCATCGCGGCCCAGGTCTGCTTTCTCTACGGGTCCGCGGGTCTCTACAAGGTGCAGGGCGGCTCCTGGGGCAACGGGACCGCCCTCCACTACGTCCTGAACCTCGACCTGTTCCGGCCCTGGCCCGAACTCTCACTCCTGGCCGACGAGCACGACGTACTGATCGCCATCGCCTGCTATCTGACGGTGCTGCTGCAGGTCGCGTTCCCGTTCGTCCTGTTCGGACGGCTCAAGTACCCGGTCCTGACCATGCTGTTGGGCATGCACCTGGGGATCGCGGTGCTCATGGGACTTCCTCTCTTCTCCGGCGCGATGATCGTGGCGGACGCCGTGTTCCTGCCCGACGGCTTCTACCGGAGCCTGGGACAGTTGTTTCGGCGCGTTGGGCGGTCGACCCATGTCAGGGAGGCGGCGGTCTCGCCCCGCGGAGAGTCGGTACTCGTGCCGCCGCAATCCGCATCGTCGAGTCACTGA
- a CDS encoding GNAT family N-acetyltransferase, with protein MPGREYRGRQNFLRRLTRDIWRPGFAMLTAEAPDLVGCAYGFPVPRDGSWWSGFRGTLPKDVEQLTASGRVFAIRGMLVRPTERHQGLADRLQERLLTDHRALLGATLVDRTHRAACAGFQSRGWRSIGLVYRPPGPAVLRALVLPRGEPTAAELDP; from the coding sequence GTGCCCGGTCGGGAGTACCGCGGCCGGCAGAACTTCCTGCGCCGTCTCACACGTGACATCTGGCGACCGGGGTTCGCCATGCTGACCGCTGAGGCACCGGACCTGGTGGGGTGCGCGTACGGATTCCCCGTGCCGCGTGACGGTTCCTGGTGGAGCGGATTCCGGGGGACGCTCCCGAAAGACGTCGAGCAACTCACCGCGTCCGGACGGGTCTTCGCCATCCGCGGGATGCTTGTCCGCCCAACCGAGCGGCACCAGGGCCTGGCCGACCGTCTGCAGGAGCGGCTGCTCACCGACCACCGCGCCCTGCTGGGCGCGACCCTCGTGGACCGGACCCATCGTGCGGCCTGTGCCGGGTTCCAGTCGCGGGGATGGCGCAGCATCGGCCTGGTCTACAGACCACCGGGCCCTGCAGTGCTGAGGGCACTGGTCCTCCCCCGCGGAGAACCGACGGCGGCGGAGCTGGATCCCTGA
- a CDS encoding ice-binding family protein yields MPLGTAASYGVLGGATVTNTGPTIVNGLNVGVSPGPAITGFFASDGGPGIVTPPGALHTTDAHAAQAKEDTIAAYNQAAGQTQTDAVYNAPHEYGGQTLTKGLYRAASSAAITGTLTLDAEGDPNAVWVFQIGSTLTTAADNSTVSLVNGASPCNVYWQVGSSATLGTDTSFVGTILADTSISATTGATINGRLLADAGGRGDGAVTLDSNRIFQGSCGTGGTTGGLITGGVIAGATSAGTSGSTTVGVIGGVPTGGGTGGTPGGLLGGVLTSGGTSGGALGGLVAGATSGGAPGGATGGAPGGATGGGNGGNGGHGGATGGNGHDHHGEKPGKPGHHDHGGKPDDHGRPDDHVDHGRPDDHGDHGKPDDHGDHGGKPDDHGKPDKHDGHGGDHGDHDQKSA; encoded by the coding sequence GTGCCTCTGGGCACGGCAGCGAGTTACGGAGTGCTGGGTGGTGCGACGGTCACCAACACCGGCCCCACCATCGTCAACGGTCTCAACGTCGGCGTGAGCCCCGGGCCGGCCATCACCGGGTTCTTCGCCTCCGACGGAGGGCCCGGCATCGTGACCCCGCCCGGGGCTCTGCACACTACCGATGCCCACGCGGCCCAGGCCAAGGAGGACACGATTGCGGCGTACAACCAGGCCGCCGGACAGACTCAGACAGACGCGGTGTACAACGCTCCCCACGAGTACGGTGGCCAGACGCTGACGAAGGGCCTCTACAGGGCGGCCAGCTCCGCAGCGATCACCGGCACGCTCACCCTGGACGCCGAGGGCGACCCCAACGCCGTCTGGGTGTTCCAGATCGGTTCGACTCTGACGACGGCAGCCGACAACAGCACGGTGAGCCTCGTCAACGGTGCCTCGCCGTGCAACGTGTACTGGCAGGTCGGCAGCTCGGCCACGCTCGGTACCGACACCTCGTTCGTGGGCACCATCCTGGCCGACACCTCGATCAGCGCCACCACGGGAGCGACCATCAACGGCCGGCTGCTGGCCGATGCTGGCGGACGCGGTGACGGCGCTGTGACGCTGGACTCCAACAGGATCTTCCAGGGATCGTGCGGGACCGGCGGCACCACCGGCGGTCTGATCACGGGTGGTGTGATCGCCGGTGCCACGAGCGCCGGCACCTCGGGCAGCACCACGGTCGGTGTCATCGGCGGTGTGCCGACGGGCGGCGGAACCGGCGGAACCCCGGGCGGTCTTCTCGGCGGTGTCCTGACGTCCGGCGGTACCTCTGGTGGCGCTCTGGGCGGCCTCGTCGCGGGCGCCACTTCGGGTGGTGCCCCAGGCGGTGCCACAGGCGGTGCCCCGGGCGGCGCCACGGGTGGCGGCAACGGTGGCAACGGTGGCCACGGCGGCGCGACCGGTGGGAACGGCCACGACCATCACGGCGAGAAGCCCGGCAAGCCCGGTCACCACGACCACGGCGGGAAGCCCGATGATCACGGCAGGCCCGATGACCACGTTGATCACGGCAGGCCCGATGACCACGGTGATCACGGCAAGCCCGACGACCACGGTGATCACGGCGGGAAGCCCGATGACCACGGCAAGCCCGACAAGCACGATGGACATGGCGGCGATCACGGAGATCACGACCAGAAGTCTGCCTGA